A genomic region of Ornithodoros turicata isolate Travis unplaced genomic scaffold, ASM3712646v1 ctg00000895.1, whole genome shotgun sequence contains the following coding sequences:
- the LOC135375574 gene encoding zinc finger protein 227-like yields the protein MKEVARHTRVSELLRINPSDSQLQEMQLSPEFTGQLVRVKSEPPDVACLPEEGQVQQQQCNASSPGGDADGVTYGTCRIKEEPQEDSLNEHPIVEVKTEPYNVAVLTEQDQMGHSCDSTSEGARESTGVLPIKDHPRCTCGQASSGCTFSNVQLKITTATTELQFDNIALVTMDGRPAEQPPDESKSCGLECTPKASMKCHMFAHCHCESEKCHAISPSDVQIGGETFGCSICPSAFSQSVSRENHVLKCTDEKPCKCDLCPAELIQSTHLQHHKKKHIDERPHKCDLCPAEFRRSTDMQRHKRTHTGEKPYKCDVCHAKFSKRGNLRLHERTHTGEKPYKCDVCPAQFLRNADMQRHKRTHTGEKPYRCDVCHAAFSERRNLQLHRRTHTGEKPYKCDVCPAQFCRSTDMQRHKKIHTGEKPHKCDVCHAEFSQRGNLQLHKRTHTGEKPYKCNVCPAEFSRSGHLQNHKRTHTGEKPYKCDICPAEFSQSGHLHLHKRTHTGEKPYKCDLCSAEFRRSTDMHRHKKTHTEKP from the exons ATGAAGGAAGTGGCAAGACATACTCGTGTCTCCGAGTTGTTACGTATCAACCCCTCGGATTCTCAACTTCAAGAAATGCAGCTCTCCCCAGAGTTCACTGGTCAGCTCGTGAGAGTGAAATCGGAACCACCTGATGTTGCGTGCCTGCCAGAAGAGGGCCAGGTACAGCAACAGCAGTGCAATGCATCCTCACCAGGAGGTGATGCTGATG GAGTGACATATGGGACGTGTCGCATTAAAGAAGAACCTCAAGAGGACTCCTTGAATGAACATCCAATCGTCGAAGTGAAGACGGAGCCTTATAACGTTGCAGTCTTGACAGAGCAGGACCAGATGGGACACAGCTGTGATTCAACATcagaag GAGCAAGAGAAAGCACTGGTGTGCTCCCTATTAAAGACCATCCCAGATGCACTTGTGGTCAAGCATCTTCAGGTTGCACTTTTTCAAATGTGCAGCTCAAGATCACCACAGCAACAACTGAACTGCAATTCGACAACATTGCACTAGTCACTATGGACGGCCGACCCGCGGAACAACCTCCAGACGAGAGCAAGTCATGTGGACTTGAATGCACGCCGAAAGCCAGCATGAAATGCCACATGTTTGCACACTGTCACTGTGAGTCTGAAAAGTGCCACGCTATTTCTCCGTCAGATGTTCAGATCGGAGGGGAGACTTTTGGGTGCAGCATCTGTCCCTCTGCATTCTCGCAGTCTGTGAGTCGCGAGAACCATGTGTTGAAGTGTACTGAcgagaagccatgcaagtgtgatctctgtcctgcagagttaaTCCAGAGCACGCACCTGCAGCATCACAAGAAGAAACACATAGACGAGAGGCcacacaagtgcgatctctgtcctgcagagttccgcCGGAGCACAGACATGCAGCGTCATAagaggacacacacgggcgagaagccatacaagtgtgatgtctgccatGCAAAGTTCAGCAAGAGAGGGAACCTACGGCTTCAcgagcggacacacacgggcgagaagccatacaagtgcgatgtctgccctgcacaGTTCCTCCGAAACGCAGACATGCAGCGTCACAAGaggacacacacaggcgagaagccatacaggtgcgatgtctgccatgcCGCATTCAGCGAGAGAAGGAACCTACAGCTTCACAGgcggacacacacaggcgagaagccatacaagtgtgatgtctgccctgcacaGTTCTGTCGGAGCACGGACATGCAGCGTCACAAAAAgatacacacaggcgagaagccacacaagtgcgatgtctgccatgcagagttcagccagagagGGAACCTCCAGCttcacaagcggacgcacacaggggagaagccatacaagtgcaatgtctgccctgcagagttcagccggagTGGGCACCTACAgaatcacaagcggacacacacgggtgagaagccatacaagtgtgacatctgccctgcggagttcagccagagcgggcaCTTACACCTtcacaagcgaacacacacaggcgagaagccatacaagtgcgatctctgttcTGCAGAGTTTCGCCGGAGCACAGATATGCATCGTCATAAGAAGACACACACGGAGAAGCCATAA